A single Rhizobium sullae DNA region contains:
- the nodQ gene encoding bifunctional sulfate adenylyltransferase/adenylyl-sulfate kinase NodQ produces MSYVQSIPPHDIEAHLAQHDHKSILRFFTCGSVDDGKSTLIGRLLYDAKLIFEDQLANLGRVGSPGAANGKEIDLALLLDGLEAEREQGITIDVAYRYITTSKRKFIVADTPGHEEYTRNMVTGASTADLAIILIDSRQGILQQTRRHSYIASLLGIRHVVLAVNKIDLVGFQQQVYEEIVADYMVFAKELGFASIRPIPISARDGDNVISASANTPWYRGAALLEYLEAVELDPMDQAKPFRFPVQMVMRPNADFRGYAGQIASGRISVGDPVVVAKSGQRTSVKAIVNYDGELATAGEGEAVTLVLADEVDASRGNMLVAPGARPFVADQFQAHVIWFDSSPMLPGRSYILRTETDSVSAMVTALKHQVNINSCIREAAKSLQMNEVGVCNISTQAPIAFDAYTDNRATGNFIIVDRVTNATVGAGLIDFPLRRADNVHWHALEVNKSARSALKNQLPAVLWFTGLSGSGKSTIANELDRILHAQGKHAYLLDGDNVRHGLNRDLGFTEEDRVENIRRVAEVAKLMADAGLIVLVSFISPFRDERRMARELMDEGEFIEIFVDTPLDECARRDPKGLYEKALAGRIANFTGVSSPYEAPENPELHIRTVGQEPSDLALAIEEFLERRMESK; encoded by the coding sequence ATGTCGTATGTTCAATCCATACCGCCGCATGACATTGAAGCACATCTGGCCCAGCACGACCACAAGTCGATCCTGAGATTTTTCACTTGCGGCTCGGTGGACGATGGAAAATCGACCCTTATCGGGCGCCTGCTCTACGACGCGAAACTGATCTTCGAGGACCAGCTCGCCAATCTCGGGCGCGTCGGCTCTCCCGGTGCCGCAAACGGCAAGGAGATCGACCTTGCCCTGCTTCTCGACGGGCTCGAGGCAGAGCGCGAACAGGGCATTACCATCGACGTCGCCTATCGCTATATCACGACGTCCAAGCGCAAGTTCATCGTTGCCGACACGCCCGGCCACGAGGAATATACGCGCAACATGGTGACCGGCGCTTCGACGGCGGACCTCGCCATCATCCTGATCGACAGCCGGCAGGGCATCCTCCAGCAGACGCGGCGCCATTCCTACATCGCTTCGCTGCTAGGCATCCGCCATGTCGTGCTGGCCGTCAACAAGATCGACCTCGTCGGTTTCCAGCAACAGGTCTACGAGGAAATTGTCGCCGACTACATGGTTTTCGCGAAAGAGCTCGGCTTCGCCAGCATCCGTCCGATCCCGATTTCGGCGCGGGACGGGGACAACGTCATCTCGGCTTCCGCCAATACGCCCTGGTACAGGGGGGCGGCGCTGCTGGAATATCTGGAGGCGGTCGAGCTGGATCCGATGGACCAGGCGAAGCCATTCCGCTTCCCGGTTCAGATGGTCATGCGGCCGAATGCGGATTTTCGTGGCTATGCCGGGCAGATTGCTTCCGGCCGAATTTCGGTGGGCGATCCGGTCGTCGTGGCAAAGAGCGGACAGCGCACGTCGGTCAAGGCGATCGTCAACTATGACGGCGAGCTTGCGACGGCGGGGGAGGGCGAGGCGGTAACGCTGGTGCTCGCCGACGAGGTGGATGCCTCGCGCGGCAATATGCTCGTCGCCCCCGGTGCCCGCCCTTTCGTGGCGGATCAGTTCCAGGCGCATGTGATCTGGTTCGACTCGAGCCCGATGTTGCCGGGACGAAGCTACATTCTGCGAACGGAGACCGACAGCGTCAGTGCCATGGTTACCGCGCTCAAGCACCAGGTGAACATCAACAGCTGCATCCGCGAGGCCGCGAAATCGCTTCAGATGAACGAAGTGGGTGTTTGCAACATCTCGACGCAGGCGCCGATCGCCTTCGATGCCTATACGGACAACCGGGCGACGGGCAATTTCATCATCGTCGACCGCGTGACGAACGCCACCGTCGGCGCAGGGTTGATCGATTTTCCGCTCAGGCGCGCAGACAACGTCCACTGGCATGCGCTCGAGGTCAACAAGAGCGCGCGCAGCGCCTTGAAGAACCAGCTCCCGGCCGTGCTCTGGTTCACCGGGCTCTCCGGCTCGGGAAAATCGACCATCGCGAACGAGCTCGACAGGATACTCCACGCCCAGGGCAAACATGCCTACCTGCTCGACGGCGACAATGTACGCCACGGCCTGAACCGGGATCTCGGCTTTACCGAAGAGGACCGGGTCGAGAACATCCGCCGCGTGGCGGAGGTGGCCAAGCTCATGGCCGATGCCGGTCTGATCGTGCTCGTGTCCTTCATCTCACCGTTCCGCGACGAGCGGCGGATGGCGCGGGAATTGATGGACGAGGGCGAGTTCATCGAGATCTTCGTGGATACGCCGCTCGACGAGTGCGCACGCCGCGATCCGAAGGGCCTCTATGAAAAGGCGCTCGCCGGGAGGATCGCGAATTTCACCGGCGTATCCTCACCTTATGAAGCCCCGGAAAACCCGGAACTTCATATACGCACCGTCGGCCAGGAACCGTCCGATCTGGCGCTTGCGATCGAGGAATTCCTCGAGCGGAGGATGGAGAGCAAATGA
- the istB gene encoding IS21-like element helper ATPase IstB, with amino-acid sequence MLTHPTLDQMHALGLSGMAAAYRELANQTEGSDLNRDEWLGLMLDREMAVRGDKRLTNRLASAKLRFPDACIENIDFAAQRGFDRRQLLSLAQGEWLKAHEHLILTGQTGTGKTWLACAIGRQAARLDYSVLYVRMPRLFEDLALARLDGRFPRLLDKLARVQLLILDDWGTHALSDQQRLDLLEIFEERYCRKSTLITAQLPVAQWHEMIGEPTIADAILDRIVHNAHRIALEGDSMRRQKPRPLLTEARNAEINNQ; translated from the coding sequence ATGCTCACACATCCAACCCTCGACCAGATGCACGCACTCGGTCTATCCGGCATGGCGGCAGCTTATCGCGAACTGGCCAATCAAACTGAGGGCAGCGATCTCAACCGCGATGAATGGCTGGGTCTGATGCTCGACCGGGAGATGGCCGTGCGCGGCGACAAGCGCCTGACCAACCGGCTTGCAAGCGCCAAACTGCGCTTCCCCGACGCTTGCATCGAGAATATCGACTTCGCCGCCCAGCGCGGCTTCGATCGCCGACAGCTTCTCTCGCTGGCCCAAGGCGAATGGTTGAAAGCCCATGAGCACCTGATCCTGACCGGTCAAACGGGAACGGGCAAAACCTGGCTTGCCTGCGCCATCGGACGGCAGGCGGCCCGCCTCGATTATTCCGTTCTCTACGTCCGCATGCCTCGTCTCTTCGAGGATTTGGCGCTGGCACGCCTCGACGGTCGGTTTCCCCGATTGCTCGACAAACTGGCGCGCGTCCAATTGCTCATCCTCGACGATTGGGGAACCCATGCGCTCAGCGATCAGCAGCGGCTCGATCTCCTGGAAATCTTCGAAGAGCGCTACTGCAGGAAATCCACTCTGATCACCGCCCAACTGCCCGTGGCCCAGTGGCACGAGATGATCGGGGAACCGACGATCGCTGACGCCATCCTCGATCGTATCGTCCATAACGCCCATCGAATTGCGCTCGAGGGAGACAGCATGAGGAGGCAAAAACCACGACCGCTCTTGACCGAAGCGCGAAACGCCGAAATCAATAACCAATGA
- a CDS encoding IS91 family transposase — MRPTFEVADIFRRHGGSYRRENAGHLGRGERRVMGAIEACRTPRLGGHVDACDDCGRTRISYNSCRNRHCPKCQGAARREWVAARVADLLPVPYFHVVFTLPPGIAEIAFHNKAVVYALLMRISAETLQTIAANSKWLGAEIGVTAVLHTWGQAMTHHPHVHCVVPGGGLSPDRSRWVACRPGFFLPVRVLSRLFRRLFLTALAEAFAHGELRFSNELTHLNDDDAFTRHLACARRIEWVVYAKPPFGGPDQVLAYLGRYTHRVAIANSRIVDVDDDHVAFRWKDYRGNGRDREKIMRLHPHEFIRRFLLHVLPDGFHRMRHFGFLANRHRRDRVGLCRSLLGQPSPTGGQPHPDKSQHGQSYECPDCQRPMRRTGVNVAPVAPLRPSSFRCDTS, encoded by the coding sequence TTGCGCCCTACCTTCGAAGTCGCCGACATCTTTCGACGACATGGAGGCTCCTACAGGCGAGAGAACGCCGGCCATCTTGGCCGCGGCGAACGACGCGTCATGGGCGCGATCGAAGCCTGCCGCACACCCAGGCTTGGTGGTCACGTCGATGCCTGCGATGACTGCGGCAGGACCCGCATCTCCTATAATTCCTGCCGCAATCGCCACTGCCCGAAGTGCCAGGGCGCGGCCCGCAGGGAGTGGGTTGCGGCCCGCGTCGCCGATCTCTTGCCGGTCCCATACTTTCATGTGGTCTTCACACTCCCACCTGGCATCGCCGAGATCGCCTTCCACAACAAGGCGGTCGTCTATGCGTTGCTGATGCGGATCTCGGCCGAGACGCTGCAGACGATCGCCGCCAATTCCAAATGGCTGGGCGCCGAGATCGGCGTCACCGCCGTACTTCACACCTGGGGCCAGGCGATGACCCATCATCCCCATGTCCATTGCGTCGTGCCGGGCGGCGGTCTCTCGCCCGACAGATCAAGGTGGGTCGCGTGCCGACCGGGTTTCTTTCTGCCTGTTCGCGTGCTGTCGCGTCTGTTTCGGCGGCTCTTTCTGACTGCGCTTGCTGAAGCCTTCGCTCATGGTGAACTCCGCTTCTCCAACGAACTCACCCATCTCAACGACGACGACGCGTTCACCCGCCATCTCGCGTGTGCTCGCAGAATCGAATGGGTCGTCTATGCGAAGCCACCTTTCGGCGGGCCGGACCAGGTGCTTGCCTATCTCGGTCGGTATACCCATCGTGTCGCGATCGCCAACAGCCGCATCGTCGATGTCGATGACGACCATGTTGCCTTCCGATGGAAGGATTACCGTGGCAATGGTCGCGACCGTGAGAAGATCATGCGCCTTCACCCGCACGAGTTCATCCGGCGCTTTCTCCTTCATGTGCTTCCTGACGGCTTCCACCGCATGCGCCACTTCGGCTTTCTCGCTAATCGCCATCGACGGGATCGTGTCGGTCTCTGCAGGAGCCTCCTCGGCCAGCCATCACCAACAGGCGGGCAACCCCATCCCGACAAATCACAGCACGGGCAGTCCTACGAATGCCCCGATTGCCAGCGTCCCATGCGTAGGACAGGTGTCAACGTTGCCCCAGTTGCGCCGCTCCGACCTTCATCCTTCCGGTGCGATACATCATGA
- the cysD gene encoding sulfate adenylyltransferase subunit CysD, with product MTLIHLRRLEAEAIHVIREVVATFSNPVVLYSIGKDSSVLLHLAMKAFYPAKPPFPFLHVDTKWKFREMIEFRDRMPRELGFDLLVHVNQDGVDQGMGPFTHGSNVHTHVMKTMGLRQALEKYGFTAALAGARRDEEKSRAKERIFSIRSLQHGWDPTRQRPEMWKTYNTRVGQGETMRIFPLSNWTEFDIWQYILREEIPIVSLYFAARRPVVKRDGMLIMVDDERMPIQPDEKVLEQQVRFRTLGCYPLTGAVESEAATVPDILREMLTVRTSERQSRLIDTDEVGAMEKKKREGYF from the coding sequence TTGACTCTTATTCATCTCCGTCGGCTTGAAGCCGAAGCGATCCATGTCATTCGAGAAGTCGTTGCAACATTCTCTAACCCGGTCGTGCTTTACTCGATCGGCAAGGACTCCTCGGTATTGCTGCATCTGGCGATGAAGGCGTTCTACCCCGCCAAACCGCCTTTTCCATTCCTGCATGTAGACACCAAATGGAAGTTTCGGGAGATGATCGAGTTCCGCGACCGGATGCCGCGAGAGCTCGGCTTCGATCTCCTCGTTCACGTCAATCAGGATGGGGTGGACCAGGGCATGGGTCCATTCACGCACGGCTCGAACGTGCACACCCACGTCATGAAGACGATGGGGCTCCGGCAGGCGCTGGAGAAATACGGTTTCACCGCGGCTCTCGCAGGTGCGCGGCGGGACGAGGAGAAGTCGCGGGCCAAGGAGCGCATTTTCTCCATTCGCAGTCTCCAACACGGCTGGGATCCGACGCGCCAGCGCCCGGAAATGTGGAAGACCTACAACACGCGCGTCGGCCAGGGGGAGACGATGCGTATCTTCCCGCTCTCCAACTGGACCGAGTTCGACATCTGGCAATACATCCTGCGCGAGGAAATCCCGATCGTGTCGCTCTACTTCGCGGCCCGGCGTCCGGTCGTCAAGCGTGACGGCATGCTGATCATGGTCGACGATGAGCGGATGCCGATCCAGCCGGATGAGAAGGTTCTGGAGCAGCAGGTTCGCTTCCGGACCCTCGGCTGCTATCCGCTGACCGGAGCGGTCGAGTCCGAGGCCGCCACGGTTCCGGACATTTTGCGGGAAATGCTGACGGTGCGAACGTCTGAACGGCAGAGCCGCCTGATCGACACGGATGAAGTCGGGGCGATGGAGAAAAAGAAGCGGGAGGGCTACTTCTGA
- a CDS encoding beta-ketoacyl-[acyl-carrier-protein] synthase family protein: MDRRVVITGMGGLCGLGTDAASLWTGMREGRSAIGPIVNSELHELKGMIGAEIKALPEHDIDRRQLVSMDRFSVLAVLAAHEAMRQAGLSWDEGNAHRFGATVGSGFGGWDATEKAYRTLLLGGATRTELFFGVKTMPSAAACQVSMSLGLRGPVFGVTSACASGNHAIASAVDQIKCGRADVMLAGGSDAPLVWMVLKGWEAMRVLAPDTCRPFSADRKGVVVGEGAGMAVLESYEHAAARGARILAEVAGVGLSGDASHIAAPAVHGPEAAMRACLADAGLNAEDVDYLNAHGTGTKANDQMETAAIRRVFGDHANSLSVSSTKSTHAHCLGAASALEMIACVMAIQEGVVPPTANYREPDPNCDLDVTPNVPRERRVGVAMSNAFAMGGMNAVLAFRKV, encoded by the coding sequence ATGGACAGGCGCGTCGTCATCACCGGAATGGGCGGGCTGTGCGGACTAGGCACCGACGCCGCTTCCCTCTGGACGGGGATGCGCGAAGGCCGCTCCGCTATCGGCCCGATTGTCAATTCAGAGCTTCATGAGCTGAAGGGCATGATCGGCGCCGAGATCAAGGCGTTGCCTGAGCACGACATTGACCGCAGGCAGCTCGTCTCCATGGATCGTTTTAGCGTGCTTGCCGTGCTTGCAGCGCACGAAGCCATGCGACAGGCCGGACTTTCCTGGGATGAAGGAAATGCCCATCGCTTCGGCGCGACAGTCGGCTCCGGCTTCGGCGGCTGGGACGCGACCGAAAAAGCCTACCGTACGCTCCTTTTGGGCGGAGCGACGCGCACCGAACTCTTCTTTGGCGTAAAGACGATGCCGAGTGCCGCTGCCTGCCAAGTCAGTATGAGCCTCGGCCTGCGCGGCCCGGTCTTTGGCGTCACCTCCGCCTGTGCTTCGGGCAACCATGCGATCGCTTCGGCGGTAGACCAGATCAAGTGCGGCCGGGCCGACGTCATGCTTGCCGGAGGCAGCGACGCGCCACTCGTCTGGATGGTACTGAAGGGATGGGAAGCCATGCGGGTACTCGCTCCGGATACTTGCCGACCCTTCTCCGCCGACAGGAAGGGCGTGGTAGTGGGCGAGGGTGCCGGTATGGCGGTGCTGGAAAGCTATGAACATGCCGCTGCCCGCGGTGCAAGAATACTTGCCGAGGTCGCTGGCGTCGGCCTTTCCGGCGATGCCTCCCACATCGCCGCGCCGGCTGTCCACGGGCCGGAGGCGGCGATGCGCGCTTGCCTTGCCGATGCCGGACTGAATGCCGAGGACGTGGACTACCTCAACGCGCATGGCACCGGCACCAAGGCCAACGATCAAATGGAAACGGCGGCGATCAGGCGCGTCTTCGGTGACCACGCTAATTCGCTGTCCGTCTCGTCCACCAAGTCCACCCACGCCCATTGCCTCGGGGCAGCGAGTGCGCTTGAAATGATCGCCTGTGTGATGGCGATCCAAGAGGGCGTCGTGCCGCCGACCGCCAACTATCGTGAGCCAGACCCCAATTGTGATCTCGATGTCACGCCAAACGTGCCGCGCGAGCGCAGGGTGGGCGTGGCCATGAGCAATGCCTTCGCCATGGGCGGCATGAACGCAGTTCTGGCATTCAGGAAGGTGTAG
- a CDS encoding carbamoyltransferase family protein, translating into MLFLGISGGLDQVHENRFELPNTSVHDGAAVLVRDGQVIAAVEEERLNRIKHSNKLPSRSIQYCLSAAGIQLSDIDRLAIYASEPYVNAMVGEMSNSHPDILSIPDAKVLVQDLLAREFGTKLDGSRISFVSHHQAHAVSAFAMSGFDQSLILAIDGCGDFLSGLLAVGAGTEITQLEAFPENNSLGLFYLETIRYLGYGMFDEYKVMGLAPYGDPAPYRELFEHFYDLSANGGYRVYLDRIGPALLRNIEVRRKGMPFTQQHRDVSASLQETLERIVFHILRHHREATGMKRLCLAGGVAHNCTMNGKLLYSGLFEDIFVQPASHDAGCALGAALMVSNEMGRPAPRERLQEVYWGPDLGSDCAVQQELNAWAGHLQVERSDDVATSAADWIADGAVIGWVQGRSEFGPRALGNRSILADPRPAANKDRINAMVKKREGYRPFAPSVLQEDASEFFDLPDGRDEFPFMNFVVRVRDSKRALLGAITHVDGTARLQTVSRNANPAYWELINAFKKRTGTPILLNTSFNNNAEPIVDSVADAIATFLTTELDGLVVGPFLVKKRAATLQDWTALAVSLPPYMSLHQVRAYTAVDRQETVCEIRTSHSNRDSVRISHDLFDLLMRIEGESVLGDLLDAIGPHQAKREGLMKGLQRLWEQRLVRLHPSRAVHVHRNCDKTPDQVSVR; encoded by the coding sequence ATGCTTTTTCTAGGGATTAGCGGCGGACTTGACCAAGTCCATGAAAACCGATTCGAGCTTCCGAACACCTCTGTGCACGATGGCGCCGCGGTGCTCGTTCGAGACGGACAGGTGATAGCCGCCGTAGAAGAGGAACGCCTCAATCGGATCAAACACTCCAACAAGCTCCCAAGTCGTTCGATTCAATACTGTCTTTCAGCGGCGGGGATTCAGCTCAGCGACATTGATCGTCTCGCGATCTACGCTAGCGAGCCCTATGTCAACGCCATGGTTGGTGAGATGTCCAATTCCCATCCGGACATTCTCTCCATTCCGGATGCTAAAGTGTTGGTGCAGGATCTGTTAGCGCGTGAGTTCGGTACTAAGTTGGACGGTTCGCGTATTTCATTCGTGAGTCATCATCAGGCGCACGCCGTGAGCGCTTTTGCAATGTCGGGCTTCGATCAGAGTCTCATTCTAGCAATTGATGGCTGTGGTGATTTTCTATCGGGACTCTTGGCAGTAGGAGCTGGCACAGAAATTACGCAACTGGAAGCTTTTCCCGAGAACAATTCTCTTGGACTGTTTTATCTCGAGACGATCCGTTATCTCGGCTACGGCATGTTCGATGAATATAAGGTGATGGGACTCGCCCCCTACGGCGATCCCGCGCCCTATCGCGAGCTCTTCGAGCACTTTTACGACCTCTCCGCCAACGGTGGCTACCGTGTTTATCTCGACCGCATCGGTCCGGCGTTGCTCCGCAATATCGAGGTCAGGCGAAAGGGGATGCCGTTTACCCAGCAGCATCGAGATGTGAGTGCATCACTGCAGGAAACGCTGGAGCGGATCGTGTTCCACATTCTCCGGCATCACCGTGAGGCCACCGGTATGAAGCGGTTGTGTCTGGCTGGGGGGGTAGCCCACAACTGCACGATGAACGGTAAGCTGCTGTATTCAGGGCTTTTCGAAGACATCTTCGTGCAACCCGCGTCTCACGACGCCGGTTGTGCCTTAGGCGCTGCGCTGATGGTGTCTAACGAGATGGGCCGTCCCGCGCCCCGAGAGCGACTGCAGGAGGTCTATTGGGGTCCTGATCTCGGCAGCGACTGCGCCGTGCAGCAGGAACTGAATGCATGGGCCGGACATCTCCAGGTTGAACGCTCTGATGACGTGGCAACTAGTGCAGCCGACTGGATCGCCGACGGCGCCGTGATCGGTTGGGTGCAGGGTCGTTCGGAGTTCGGGCCACGTGCGCTGGGCAACCGTAGCATTCTTGCCGACCCTCGGCCGGCCGCAAACAAGGACCGGATCAATGCGATGGTCAAGAAGCGCGAAGGCTATCGGCCGTTCGCGCCATCTGTGCTGCAAGAAGACGCGAGCGAATTCTTCGACCTCCCGGATGGCAGGGACGAATTTCCATTCATGAATTTCGTCGTTCGCGTGCGTGACTCAAAACGCGCCTTGCTCGGTGCTATTACGCACGTCGACGGTACGGCTCGCCTGCAAACAGTATCGCGCAACGCCAATCCCGCTTACTGGGAGCTCATCAATGCATTCAAGAAGCGGACAGGCACCCCAATTTTGCTTAATACGTCCTTTAACAACAATGCCGAACCGATCGTGGATTCGGTTGCAGACGCGATTGCCACATTTTTGACGACAGAGCTGGATGGACTTGTGGTCGGGCCGTTCCTGGTCAAAAAGCGGGCCGCAACGCTGCAGGATTGGACTGCGCTCGCGGTTTCATTGCCGCCTTATATGTCGCTCCATCAAGTCCGCGCTTATACAGCGGTAGATCGTCAGGAGACAGTCTGCGAGATCCGTACGAGCCACTCCAACCGTGACAGTGTGCGAATTTCACATGACTTGTTTGATCTGCTGATGCGGATTGAGGGTGAATCCGTGCTTGGAGATCTCCTCGATGCAATTGGGCCGCATCAGGCTAAGCGTGAAGGTCTGATGAAGGGCCTGCAACGACTGTGGGAGCAGCGCCTCGTTCGGTTGCATCCCTCACGAGCTGTTCACGTCCACCGAAACTGCGATAAAACGCCGGATCAAGTGTCCGTCCGGTGA
- the istA gene encoding IS21 family transposase, producing the protein MARRKQARLTSVKDIRSILRLTHEQGLSVRAISERLKISKTTISTYLLRAREAGLTGWPLPPGLDEDAVLQRRLFHRRGRPPQDMHEPDWGKIASELKRKGVTLTLLWQEYRERHPNGYGYTWFCERFAAFEQRASATFRNRHTAGAAMQTDYAGHTVPVIDPATGEIRSAQIFVAVLPASLYTFAYASFTQRLPDWIEGQQRALSFFGGVTKAIVCDNLKAGVAKPLWFEPTINATFAAFAEHYDTTILPTRPKRPKDKAKVEGSVLIVERWILARLRNDRFFSLVDLNVRISQLLNDLNNRSMRRVGKSRRQLFEEIEREALAPLPATAFEYSEWKSAKVHPDYHVEVDKAFYSVPHRLIGRQVDVRLTSRIVEIFHDHQRVASHRRTSQRAGHVTVNEHMPKTHQHYANTTPASLIKQAAKIGRNAAILIERLMRDRPHPQQGYRAAQGVLSLARRYGPERLEAACARALTINALSYSSVSTILKSGLDQAPPVAEPVKPAPAHGNIRGSSYYQ; encoded by the coding sequence ATGGCGAGACGGAAGCAGGCGAGGCTTACGAGTGTGAAGGACATTCGATCGATATTGCGGCTGACGCACGAACAGGGGCTTTCGGTTCGTGCGATATCGGAACGGCTGAAGATCAGCAAAACGACCATTTCGACCTATCTGTTGCGGGCGCGTGAGGCCGGGCTGACGGGCTGGCCGTTGCCGCCTGGGCTTGACGAGGACGCTGTTTTGCAGCGCCGCCTGTTCCATCGTCGCGGCCGCCCGCCCCAGGACATGCACGAGCCCGACTGGGGCAAGATCGCCAGTGAACTGAAGCGAAAGGGCGTGACGCTGACGCTGTTGTGGCAGGAATATCGCGAGCGGCACCCCAACGGTTACGGATACACCTGGTTCTGCGAGCGTTTCGCCGCTTTCGAACAGCGCGCCAGCGCCACCTTCCGCAATCGCCACACTGCCGGCGCGGCGATGCAGACCGACTACGCCGGCCACACCGTCCCGGTGATCGATCCGGCGACGGGCGAGATCCGGTCGGCGCAGATCTTCGTCGCGGTTCTGCCGGCCTCCTTGTACACCTTCGCCTATGCAAGCTTCACTCAACGGCTGCCGGACTGGATCGAGGGTCAGCAACGGGCGCTGAGCTTCTTCGGTGGCGTGACGAAAGCGATCGTCTGCGACAACCTCAAGGCCGGTGTTGCCAAGCCCTTGTGGTTTGAGCCGACCATCAACGCCACTTTTGCAGCATTCGCCGAGCATTACGACACGACGATCCTGCCGACCCGTCCAAAACGGCCGAAGGACAAGGCAAAGGTCGAAGGCAGCGTTCTCATCGTTGAGCGCTGGATCCTGGCGCGGCTGAGAAACGACCGCTTCTTCAGCCTCGTCGATCTCAACGTGCGGATCAGCCAGCTTCTCAACGATCTCAATAACCGGTCGATGCGACGGGTTGGCAAATCCCGACGTCAGCTCTTCGAGGAGATCGAACGCGAAGCGCTTGCACCCTTGCCGGCAACCGCATTCGAATATTCCGAATGGAAATCGGCAAAGGTTCATCCCGACTACCATGTCGAAGTCGACAAGGCTTTCTATTCCGTGCCGCACCGCCTGATCGGCCGCCAGGTCGATGTCCGGCTCACAAGCCGGATCGTCGAGATCTTCCATGATCACCAACGCGTCGCCAGCCACCGCCGGACGTCGCAGCGGGCTGGTCATGTCACCGTCAACGAGCACATGCCGAAGACACATCAGCACTATGCCAACACGACGCCGGCGAGCCTCATCAAGCAGGCTGCAAAGATTGGCCGCAACGCTGCAATCCTGATCGAGCGGCTGATGCGCGACAGGCCCCATCCCCAGCAGGGATACCGCGCCGCTCAAGGCGTTCTATCGCTCGCGCGCCGGTACGGGCCTGAGCGTCTTGAAGCCGCGTGCGCTCGGGCACTGACCATCAATGCGCTCAGCTATTCCTCCGTCAGCACCATCCTCAAATCCGGCCTCGATCAGGCGCCGCCTGTCGCCGAGCCGGTCAAGCCAGCCCCGGCGCATGGCAACATCCGCGGCAGCTCCTATTACCAGTGA
- a CDS encoding acyl carrier protein, which translates to MVDQLATEIIAIVKKRVESESGEGMTASIVGEITTATELTALGIDSLGLADVLWDLEQAYDIKIEMNTAEAWSDLQNVGDMVEAMRGLLVKVA; encoded by the coding sequence ATGGTAGACCAACTCGCAACGGAAATCATTGCCATAGTCAAGAAACGCGTCGAATCGGAGAGCGGCGAGGGAATGACCGCATCCATTGTCGGCGAAATAACGACTGCCACCGAACTGACCGCGCTCGGTATTGATTCACTGGGATTAGCGGACGTGCTCTGGGACCTGGAGCAAGCCTACGATATCAAGATCGAAATGAACACGGCCGAGGCGTGGTCGGATCTCCAGAATGTCGGCGACATGGTGGAAGCCATGCGCGGCTTGCTTGTTAAGGTGGCTTGA
- the fabG gene encoding 3-oxoacyl-[acyl-carrier-protein] reductase has protein sequence MFELTSRKALVTGASGGIGEVIARALHAQGAIVGLHGTRVEKLEMLAAELGDRVKLFPANLEHRDEVKALALKAEADLEGVDILVNNAGITKDGLFVHMSDADWDCVLEVNLTAVFQLTRELTRPMMRRRNGRIINITSLAGVTGNPGQTNYCASKAGMIGFSKSLAQEIATRNITVNCVAPGFIESAMTDKLNRKQKETIMAAIPTRRIGTSAEVASAVAYLASNEAAYVTGQTIHVNGGMAMI, from the coding sequence ATGTTCGAATTGACCAGCCGTAAGGCGCTCGTCACCGGCGCATCGGGAGGTATCGGCGAGGTGATCGCCCGCGCGCTGCATGCGCAGGGTGCTATTGTCGGCTTGCACGGTACCCGCGTTGAGAAATTGGAGATGCTTGCCGCTGAGCTCGGGGACCGCGTCAAGCTGTTCCCAGCTAATCTGGAGCATCGTGACGAGGTCAAGGCGCTCGCTCTGAAGGCGGAGGCCGATCTCGAAGGCGTCGACATCCTCGTCAACAATGCCGGCATCACCAAGGACGGCCTGTTCGTGCACATGTCAGACGCCGACTGGGACTGTGTCCTGGAGGTCAACCTCACCGCGGTGTTCCAGCTAACTCGGGAGCTCACCCGTCCGATGATGCGCCGCCGGAATGGCCGCATCATCAACATCACTTCGCTCGCCGGCGTGACCGGCAATCCTGGCCAGACCAATTACTGCGCCTCCAAGGCCGGTATGATCGGCTTCTCCAAGTCTCTGGCGCAGGAGATCGCCACACGCAACATTACCGTCAACTGCGTCGCCCCGGGCTTTATCGAATCGGCTATGACCGACAAGCTCAATCGCAAGCAGAAAGAGACGATCATGGCGGCGATCCCCACCCGCCGCATCGGCACCAGCGCCGAAGTCGCGTCCGCGGTCGCGTATCTCGCTTCCAATGAAGCGGCCTACGTCACCGGCCAGACCATACACGTGAACGGCGGCATGGCAATGATTTGA